A part of Melittangium boletus DSM 14713 genomic DNA contains:
- a CDS encoding hybrid non-ribosomal peptide synthetase/type I polyketide synthase, translating into MKLGELIQALALHGIKLSVEGGSLAVDAPSGEIPPDLRAQLVANKAELLALLSEQHAPGADNPSQVVARPEERFEPFPMSEIQQAYSVGRQADIELNAAMHAYNEIDCHSLDVARFEQAWNQVIARHEMLRAVALPGFHQRILATVPYYRVPVEDLRGRDPQELEARFDAIRERLAQQVLPLDQWPLFELRVCLLDEGRSRLFMSIDGTFVDGYSFQILYRELVHYYRNPGSHPSPARLELSFRDYALTIQNSRGARYERALAYWRSRLPNLPPAPDLPLERDPGSLRRPRFRRWFERLDVDLWQRLKQRARARRLSEPELLLAAYAEVIARWSRSPRFTINVPHFNRLPIHPQVNEIIGTFASFTLIEVEHRAERSFAERALAIRDQLLLALEHRDVSGVDLLRELFRAQGRISGALMPVVMTSFASHGKSKDSHWVDFLAQEFGELIEALTQTPQVWIDLQIVYQKGGVFLNWDVAEELFPPGMLQDMFSSFCALLRRLAEDESAWDQQGLDTLPSSQRELLARVNDTARPLSGALLHSGFFKNAAERPDALAVASSGVELSYGELSRRASRLGHALRERGAAPNHIVAVVMEKGWEQVVATLGVLSSGAAYLPIDVGLPLERRFFMMENGGAKLVVTQPKFAEQSWPEGVQVLVVTPEAFSEYSDQPLSPVQGPDDLAHILYTSGSTGLPNGVMLSHAGMVNGVEWTNRKFGVGSDDRLIALSALHHDFSVYDIFGTLSAGGALVIPDASKRRDPSHWAELMARYGISIWSTVPAMMEMLLTYLEGGNVKLACPLRLVMLGGDWIAVTMPARLRARFSGAKVISVGGPTETSLWNISHPVAEEDERRRSIPYGKPIANTRYYVLDDQLNERPIWVPGELCCAGIGVAKGYIGAGAGSKKFTTHPRTGERIYRTGDLGRYLPDGTIEFLGRVDFQLSIRGQRIEPGEIETALLREPSISAAVVSAVGEHHEKRLVAYVVPSDAKRGVDTRRVREFLASKLPEHMVPATYVVLEALPLTRNAKVDRKALPHPDSVASSKQSAAPAPAAAASAGQQARAFAASLTKVVGEVLGVPEVPPDRNFFELGANSVHLVKLHLRLKEELGAAVSIVDLFGNPTVSALSQFLGEKGAEQKPEPVSESREAATPQQDSQDIAIIGMSGRFPGAATLDDFWNNLVKGVESISSFTDEELLAAGVSPTAFRDPRYIRASAVMEGHDQFDADFFSMTPREARALDPQQRVFLECAWEALEHAGYPPKGGNAIVGVYAGKSVSHYRYPYPDLTRPINFFQELVSQDKDFLATQTAYKLDLRGPGLNLQTACSTSLVSVSVACDALLSGQCDMALAGGVAIKVPHRVGYLFEEGSVFSGDGHCRPFDSRASGTIPGSGAGVVVLKRLSQALADGDRVLAVIKGAAINNDGNRKVGFMAPGLEGQTDVLRRAYRRAGVEPRTVSYVEAHGTGTAIGDPLEIAALTQVFGSGAGARSCGIGSVKSNIGHLDSAAGIASLIKVVLAFQHRTLPPSLHFEQPNPRIDFQSGPFYVVGEASPWTVENGPRRAGISSFGIGGTNAHLVLEEAPVRVEPPVSEQRVERTRHVLTLSARSEAALRQLAGRYRDHLERHEESLGDVCFSSNTGRVAFEHRLALVGSDRQRMIDLLGAVEREESPPGLLRGTTDPARSPKLAFLFSGQGSQYVGVARDLYQTHPGFRRRLDSFDELLREYWDRSLLSVLYPREGEASPIDQIEYAQPVIFVIEYALAELWMSWGIQPDVLLGHSTGEIAAASIAGVFSPEDGLKLAVHRGRLMAQKMPVGANIAVSASAAQLEELLPAGKWRSDIAAVNAPDNVVVSGYPEEIEEISRMLEGKGFKVKRLNIPRAAHSAMVETILPEFRSIISSITYRPPSLPMLSGMTGEPVSDELASPDYWCTQLRKAVRFEKGVETMYREGTRLFVEIGPKATLLGMAARSLPEGECAWLPSLRTDDGGWQQMLESLSALFVRGLQVDWKAFETGYTRRKVVLPTYAFQHQRYWEEGAGLQRPNGVSSARPSGDEHPLLGQRMKLAVLGSGEWLFRTTLGPSAPGFLDQHRVFGTPMLPGTAYVEMALAAGAQLLGTKDLGLTNLSLLGAMTFPGESEREVQCAVSRTEEGGATVRIFSRPVEGTDGEWTLHASGALSTTRESERPTAEREPESLLQGAPSSLPVEEYYQRAKEGGVDFGPAFRGITQLRQTGNQVLARIEKPAELGHVGAYVAHPALLDACLQVVGGAYPDTGVTELYVPALIEDLVVTGELDDGVWSHAVVRPLDAARKRLRADIRIFGRDGSPRARVRGLELQRTSLEVLNAAVTDSMDDWLYERRWEPMPLKEADASAPGRDNGPCLILADRGGLGRQLADALARDGRSCVLAFRGQSFRRIDETSFEVPAEPAALAEALGSLALPGPLSDAILLWGLEGPTADDLVDGKRLGESNLLGAGAGLGLLQYLIKQGHSRGVWLVTRGAQPVEPGQPLPGVAQSLLWGMARPLPIESSELDCRCVDLDPRVAVNTQVESLAREIRRRAEATDDQVAFRGGRYVARLRRTDSRQLTPMSGAREDLFHPDRSYLVVGGLGRLGLLTAGFLAHRGARNIILTGRGPAGAAASTRMERLRELGARVEYRRVDIAEDEQLVALLAEIERDFPPLAGVFHSAGWLDDGVVRQLSWDRFESVLRPKVQGAWNLHLRTAGLRLDHFVLFSSVASLVGSAGQANHCAATAFLDALAHHRRAQGLPGLSINWGVWAGDAGAQVDVSEQARSPGFGLIPKQQGLRALELLLQGQATQVGVAVIDWAASGAGRPTPYLADLREKAAGGRTVERGLFMTKLVEAPVARRQKLLMDYLNEQLAWMRGMSASEQIDPTRGFHELGIDSLASLQLKNRLQSGLGVSLPATLVFNYPTLEKLAEQLMSAFIPLEFVTEDAAQTAPSEQLINPMEGLSDNHLANMLAEQLSKMS; encoded by the coding sequence ATGAAGTTGGGAGAACTCATCCAGGCGCTCGCTCTGCACGGCATCAAGCTGTCGGTGGAGGGAGGCAGTCTGGCCGTCGATGCGCCCTCGGGCGAGATCCCGCCGGACCTGCGCGCGCAGCTCGTGGCGAACAAGGCGGAGCTGCTGGCCCTGCTGTCCGAGCAACACGCGCCGGGCGCGGACAACCCGTCGCAGGTCGTTGCCAGGCCCGAGGAGCGGTTCGAACCGTTCCCCATGAGCGAGATCCAGCAGGCCTACAGCGTGGGCCGTCAGGCGGATATCGAGCTGAACGCGGCGATGCACGCGTACAACGAGATCGACTGCCACTCGTTGGATGTGGCGCGTTTCGAGCAGGCCTGGAATCAGGTCATCGCCCGCCACGAGATGTTGCGCGCGGTGGCGCTCCCCGGCTTCCACCAGCGCATCCTGGCCACTGTTCCGTACTACCGGGTTCCGGTCGAGGACCTGCGTGGACGCGATCCCCAGGAGCTGGAAGCGCGGTTCGATGCGATTCGCGAGCGGCTGGCCCAACAGGTGCTCCCACTCGATCAGTGGCCCCTGTTCGAGCTGCGCGTGTGCCTGCTCGATGAAGGCCGGTCGCGTCTCTTCATGAGCATCGATGGCACCTTCGTCGATGGTTACAGCTTCCAGATCCTCTACCGGGAGCTGGTGCACTACTACCGCAACCCCGGTTCGCACCCGTCCCCCGCTCGGCTCGAGCTGTCCTTCCGGGACTACGCGCTGACCATCCAGAATTCCCGCGGAGCGCGCTATGAGCGGGCGCTCGCGTACTGGCGGTCGCGTCTGCCCAACCTGCCGCCGGCGCCGGACCTGCCGCTCGAGCGTGATCCAGGGTCGCTGCGGCGTCCCCGGTTCCGCCGCTGGTTCGAGCGCCTGGATGTCGACTTGTGGCAGCGTCTCAAGCAGCGGGCGCGCGCGCGGCGTCTGTCCGAGCCGGAACTCCTGCTGGCGGCGTATGCCGAGGTCATCGCCCGCTGGAGCCGCAGCCCTCGCTTCACCATCAACGTTCCGCACTTCAATCGCCTGCCGATCCACCCGCAGGTCAACGAGATCATCGGCACCTTCGCCAGCTTCACCCTGATCGAGGTGGAGCATCGCGCCGAGCGGAGCTTCGCCGAACGGGCCCTGGCCATCCGCGATCAACTCCTGCTCGCGCTCGAGCACCGCGATGTGAGCGGTGTCGACTTGTTGCGTGAGTTGTTCCGGGCCCAGGGCCGCATCTCCGGTGCGCTCATGCCCGTCGTGATGACGAGCTTCGCCTCCCATGGGAAGAGCAAGGACTCGCACTGGGTGGACTTCCTGGCGCAGGAGTTCGGCGAGCTCATCGAAGCGCTCACGCAGACGCCCCAGGTGTGGATCGACCTGCAGATCGTCTACCAGAAGGGAGGCGTCTTCTTGAACTGGGACGTGGCCGAGGAGCTGTTCCCGCCCGGGATGCTCCAGGACATGTTCTCCAGCTTCTGCGCGTTGCTGCGCCGTCTGGCCGAGGACGAGAGCGCCTGGGATCAGCAGGGTCTGGACACCTTGCCTTCGTCACAGCGCGAGCTGCTCGCCCGGGTCAACGACACGGCCCGTCCGCTGAGCGGAGCGCTGCTGCACTCGGGCTTCTTCAAGAACGCCGCCGAGCGGCCGGATGCGCTCGCGGTGGCCTCGTCGGGCGTCGAGTTGAGCTATGGCGAGCTGTCCCGGCGCGCCAGCCGGCTCGGGCACGCGCTGCGTGAGCGGGGCGCCGCGCCCAACCACATCGTCGCCGTGGTGATGGAGAAGGGGTGGGAGCAGGTCGTGGCCACGTTGGGCGTCCTGAGTTCAGGGGCCGCCTACCTGCCCATCGACGTGGGTCTTCCCCTGGAGCGCCGCTTCTTCATGATGGAGAACGGTGGCGCGAAGCTGGTGGTGACGCAGCCGAAGTTCGCCGAGCAATCCTGGCCCGAAGGCGTCCAGGTGCTGGTCGTCACCCCCGAGGCCTTCAGCGAGTACAGCGATCAACCGCTGTCTCCCGTGCAGGGTCCGGACGATCTCGCGCACATCCTGTACACCTCGGGTTCCACGGGCCTGCCCAACGGGGTGATGCTCAGCCACGCGGGAATGGTCAACGGGGTGGAGTGGACGAACCGGAAGTTCGGTGTGGGCTCGGATGACCGGCTCATCGCCTTGAGCGCGCTCCACCACGACTTCTCCGTCTACGACATCTTCGGAACGCTGAGCGCGGGCGGCGCCCTGGTGATTCCGGATGCCTCCAAGCGCCGGGATCCCTCGCACTGGGCCGAGCTCATGGCCCGCTACGGAATCTCCATCTGGAGCACCGTGCCGGCGATGATGGAGATGCTGTTGACGTACCTCGAAGGAGGCAACGTCAAGCTCGCCTGCCCGTTGCGGCTCGTGATGCTCGGCGGAGATTGGATCGCCGTCACCATGCCCGCGCGGCTCAGGGCCCGCTTCAGCGGCGCGAAGGTGATCAGCGTCGGCGGTCCCACCGAGACCTCGTTGTGGAACATCTCCCATCCGGTCGCGGAAGAGGACGAGCGCCGCCGCAGCATTCCGTACGGCAAGCCCATCGCCAACACCCGCTACTACGTCCTCGACGATCAACTCAACGAGCGGCCCATCTGGGTGCCGGGTGAGTTGTGCTGCGCCGGCATCGGCGTGGCCAAGGGCTATATCGGCGCGGGCGCGGGCTCGAAGAAGTTCACCACCCATCCGCGCACGGGCGAGCGCATCTACCGCACGGGTGACCTCGGGCGCTACCTGCCCGACGGCACCATCGAGTTCCTGGGCCGCGTCGACTTCCAGCTCTCCATCCGGGGCCAGCGCATCGAGCCGGGCGAGATTGAAACCGCCCTGCTGCGCGAGCCGAGCATCAGCGCGGCCGTGGTGAGCGCCGTCGGCGAGCATCACGAGAAGCGGCTGGTCGCGTATGTCGTTCCCTCGGATGCGAAGCGGGGCGTCGACACCCGGCGCGTTCGCGAGTTCCTGGCCAGCAAGTTGCCGGAGCACATGGTGCCGGCGACCTACGTCGTGCTGGAGGCCCTGCCGCTGACCCGCAACGCCAAGGTGGATCGCAAGGCGTTGCCGCACCCGGACTCGGTCGCCTCGTCGAAACAGAGCGCGGCCCCCGCACCGGCGGCCGCCGCCAGCGCGGGTCAACAGGCACGGGCGTTCGCGGCTTCCCTGACCAAGGTGGTCGGAGAGGTGCTGGGCGTGCCGGAGGTCCCTCCGGACCGGAACTTCTTCGAGCTCGGTGCCAACTCCGTTCACCTGGTCAAGCTGCACCTGCGGCTCAAGGAGGAGCTGGGCGCCGCGGTCTCCATCGTCGACCTGTTTGGCAACCCGACCGTCAGTGCGCTCTCCCAGTTCCTGGGGGAGAAGGGCGCGGAGCAGAAGCCCGAGCCCGTCAGCGAGTCCCGTGAGGCGGCCACGCCCCAGCAGGACTCCCAGGACATCGCCATCATCGGCATGAGTGGCCGCTTCCCGGGAGCCGCGACGCTCGACGACTTCTGGAACAACCTCGTGAAGGGCGTGGAGTCGATCAGCTCCTTCACGGATGAGGAGCTGTTGGCCGCTGGCGTGAGCCCCACCGCGTTCCGGGATCCCCGCTACATCCGGGCCTCGGCGGTGATGGAGGGCCACGATCAGTTCGACGCCGACTTCTTCTCCATGACGCCGCGTGAGGCGCGCGCCCTGGATCCCCAGCAGCGGGTGTTCCTGGAGTGCGCCTGGGAAGCGCTCGAGCACGCGGGCTATCCGCCCAAGGGTGGCAACGCCATCGTCGGCGTCTACGCCGGCAAGAGCGTCAGCCACTACCGCTACCCCTATCCAGACCTGACCCGGCCCATCAACTTCTTCCAGGAGCTGGTGTCCCAGGACAAGGACTTCCTGGCCACGCAGACCGCCTACAAGCTCGACCTGCGCGGACCGGGCCTCAACCTGCAGACGGCCTGCTCGACGTCGCTCGTCTCCGTGTCGGTGGCGTGCGATGCGCTGCTCAGCGGTCAGTGCGACATGGCCTTGGCGGGTGGCGTGGCGATCAAGGTCCCCCATCGCGTGGGCTACCTCTTCGAGGAGGGCAGCGTCTTCTCGGGAGATGGTCACTGCCGGCCCTTTGACTCCAGGGCCAGTGGCACCATTCCCGGAAGTGGCGCGGGCGTCGTGGTGCTCAAGCGCTTGAGCCAGGCACTCGCCGATGGCGATCGCGTCCTCGCGGTCATCAAGGGCGCGGCCATCAACAACGACGGCAATCGGAAGGTCGGCTTCATGGCGCCGGGCCTCGAGGGCCAGACCGACGTGCTCCGACGGGCATACCGGCGGGCGGGCGTGGAGCCCCGGACGGTCTCGTATGTGGAGGCGCATGGAACGGGGACGGCGATCGGAGATCCCCTCGAGATCGCCGCGCTGACCCAGGTCTTCGGTTCGGGAGCTGGGGCTCGCTCCTGCGGAATCGGCTCGGTGAAGAGCAACATCGGCCACCTCGACAGCGCGGCGGGAATCGCCTCGCTCATCAAGGTCGTGCTGGCGTTTCAGCACCGCACGCTTCCGCCTTCCCTCCACTTCGAGCAGCCCAACCCGCGCATCGACTTCCAGAGCGGCCCCTTCTACGTGGTGGGTGAGGCCAGTCCCTGGACCGTGGAAAACGGGCCCCGCCGCGCGGGCATCAGCTCCTTTGGAATCGGCGGTACCAACGCCCACCTCGTGCTGGAAGAGGCGCCCGTGCGCGTGGAGCCTCCGGTGAGCGAGCAGCGGGTGGAGCGCACCCGCCATGTCTTGACGCTCTCGGCGCGCAGCGAGGCGGCGCTGCGGCAACTCGCGGGCCGTTACCGGGACCATCTCGAGCGCCATGAGGAATCGCTCGGGGACGTGTGCTTCTCGTCGAACACCGGCCGAGTCGCCTTCGAACACCGGCTCGCCTTGGTTGGATCGGATCGCCAGCGGATGATTGATCTGCTCGGCGCGGTGGAGCGTGAGGAGTCGCCTCCTGGGCTCCTTCGGGGCACCACGGATCCGGCGCGGTCTCCGAAGCTCGCCTTCCTGTTCTCCGGCCAGGGTTCCCAGTACGTCGGAGTCGCGCGCGACCTCTACCAGACGCACCCGGGCTTCCGCCGGCGCCTCGACTCCTTCGATGAACTGCTGCGCGAGTACTGGGATCGTTCCCTGCTCTCCGTGCTCTACCCGCGCGAGGGCGAGGCCTCTCCGATCGATCAGATCGAATACGCCCAACCGGTCATCTTCGTGATCGAGTACGCACTGGCCGAGTTGTGGATGTCCTGGGGCATCCAGCCCGACGTCCTGCTGGGCCACAGCACGGGTGAGATCGCGGCCGCCAGTATCGCGGGAGTGTTCAGCCCCGAGGACGGCCTGAAGCTCGCGGTCCACCGGGGCCGGCTGATGGCCCAGAAGATGCCCGTGGGCGCCAACATCGCGGTTTCCGCGAGCGCGGCGCAGTTGGAAGAGCTCCTGCCGGCGGGCAAATGGAGGAGCGACATCGCGGCGGTCAACGCGCCGGACAACGTGGTCGTCTCCGGTTACCCCGAGGAGATCGAGGAGATCTCCCGGATGTTGGAGGGCAAGGGCTTCAAGGTGAAGCGGCTGAACATCCCGCGCGCCGCTCACTCGGCCATGGTCGAGACGATCCTGCCCGAGTTCCGCTCCATCATCTCCTCCATCACCTACAGGCCGCCCTCGCTGCCCATGCTCTCGGGCATGACGGGCGAGCCCGTGTCGGACGAGCTCGCCTCTCCGGATTACTGGTGCACCCAGTTGCGCAAGGCGGTGCGCTTCGAGAAGGGCGTGGAGACGATGTACCGCGAGGGCACCCGGCTGTTCGTCGAGATCGGCCCGAAGGCGACCTTGCTTGGCATGGCGGCGCGGAGTCTGCCCGAGGGCGAGTGCGCGTGGCTGCCAAGCTTGCGGACGGATGACGGCGGTTGGCAGCAGATGCTCGAGAGCCTCTCGGCGTTGTTCGTTCGGGGTCTCCAGGTGGATTGGAAGGCCTTCGAGACCGGCTACACGCGGCGCAAGGTGGTGCTGCCGACCTATGCCTTCCAACACCAGCGGTACTGGGAAGAGGGCGCCGGATTGCAGCGCCCCAATGGCGTGAGCAGTGCGCGGCCGTCGGGGGACGAGCATCCCTTGCTCGGACAGCGGATGAAGCTGGCGGTCCTTGGCTCCGGAGAGTGGCTGTTCCGCACGACGCTTGGGCCCTCGGCGCCGGGCTTCCTGGATCAGCATCGCGTCTTCGGCACGCCCATGCTGCCGGGCACCGCCTACGTCGAAATGGCGTTGGCCGCGGGAGCCCAGTTGTTGGGAACGAAGGACCTGGGCCTGACGAACCTGTCACTCCTGGGCGCGATGACCTTCCCGGGAGAATCCGAGCGCGAGGTGCAGTGCGCGGTGAGCCGGACGGAGGAGGGGGGCGCGACGGTGCGCATCTTCAGCCGCCCCGTGGAGGGCACGGACGGCGAGTGGACGCTGCACGCCAGCGGAGCCCTGTCCACGACGCGCGAAAGTGAGCGGCCGACCGCGGAGCGTGAGCCCGAGTCGTTGCTGCAAGGCGCGCCGTCCTCGCTTCCGGTGGAGGAGTACTACCAGCGGGCGAAGGAAGGCGGCGTCGACTTCGGTCCCGCCTTCCGGGGCATCACGCAGCTCCGCCAGACGGGCAATCAGGTCCTGGCGCGCATCGAGAAGCCGGCGGAACTCGGGCACGTGGGTGCCTATGTCGCGCATCCCGCCCTGCTGGATGCCTGTCTGCAGGTGGTGGGCGGCGCCTATCCGGATACGGGCGTCACGGAACTCTACGTGCCGGCCCTCATCGAGGACCTCGTGGTGACCGGGGAACTGGACGACGGGGTGTGGAGCCACGCGGTGGTGCGGCCGCTCGACGCGGCTCGCAAGCGCCTGCGCGCCGACATCCGCATCTTCGGACGCGACGGATCGCCTCGGGCCCGGGTTCGCGGATTGGAACTCCAGCGCACGAGCCTGGAGGTGTTGAACGCGGCGGTCACCGACTCGATGGATGATTGGCTCTACGAGCGCCGGTGGGAGCCGATGCCCCTCAAGGAGGCAGACGCCAGCGCGCCGGGACGGGACAACGGGCCGTGCCTGATTCTCGCGGACCGCGGTGGGCTTGGACGCCAGCTGGCGGACGCGCTCGCCCGTGACGGACGCTCGTGTGTTCTCGCCTTCCGAGGCCAGTCGTTCCGCCGGATCGACGAGACGAGCTTCGAGGTTCCCGCGGAGCCCGCGGCGCTCGCCGAGGCCTTGGGATCGCTGGCGCTTCCTGGCCCGCTGTCGGACGCCATCCTGCTGTGGGGGCTCGAGGGTCCCACGGCGGATGACCTGGTGGATGGAAAGAGGCTGGGCGAGTCGAACCTGTTGGGCGCCGGAGCCGGACTGGGGCTCTTGCAATACCTGATCAAACAGGGCCACTCCCGAGGCGTGTGGCTGGTCACCCGCGGAGCACAACCCGTGGAGCCCGGGCAGCCGTTGCCAGGGGTTGCCCAATCCCTGCTCTGGGGCATGGCGCGCCCATTGCCCATCGAGTCGTCCGAGCTGGATTGCCGATGCGTCGATCTCGATCCCCGGGTCGCGGTGAACACCCAGGTCGAATCACTTGCGCGGGAAATCCGCCGTCGCGCCGAGGCGACCGACGATCAGGTGGCCTTCCGGGGGGGCCGTTACGTGGCCCGGCTCCGCAGAACCGACTCGCGTCAGCTCACTCCCATGTCGGGGGCGCGTGAGGACCTCTTCCATCCGGATCGCAGCTACCTCGTGGTGGGAGGTCTCGGCCGGTTGGGATTGTTGACGGCGGGCTTCCTGGCGCACCGGGGGGCTCGCAACATCATCCTGACCGGTCGCGGTCCCGCGGGGGCCGCCGCGTCCACGCGGATGGAGCGCTTGCGTGAACTGGGCGCCCGGGTCGAGTACCGCCGGGTGGACATCGCGGAGGATGAACAGCTCGTGGCGCTGCTGGCGGAGATCGAGCGGGACTTCCCGCCCCTCGCGGGCGTCTTCCATTCGGCCGGTTGGCTCGATGACGGCGTGGTGCGGCAGCTGAGCTGGGACCGGTTCGAGTCGGTGTTGCGGCCCAAGGTCCAGGGCGCGTGGAACCTGCACCTGCGGACCGCGGGTCTTCGGCTCGATCACTTCGTGCTGTTCTCGTCGGTGGCTTCGTTGGTGGGCTCCGCGGGTCAGGCGAACCACTGCGCGGCAACGGCCTTCCTGGATGCGCTGGCGCACCACCGTCGTGCCCAGGGCTTGCCGGGCCTGAGCATCAACTGGGGGGTGTGGGCGGGAGACGCGGGCGCTCAGGTGGATGTCAGCGAGCAGGCCCGTTCCCCTGGCTTCGGACTCATTCCGAAGCAGCAGGGACTCCGGGCCTTGGAACTCCTGCTCCAGGGACAAGCCACCCAGGTGGGTGTGGCCGTGATCGACTGGGCGGCGTCCGGGGCGGGACGGCCCACGCCCTACCTGGCCGACCTGAGGGAGAAGGCGGCGGGTGGACGGACCGTGGAGCGCGGGTTGTTCATGACGAAGTTGGTGGAAGCTCCAGTCGCTCGCCGTCAGAAGTTGTTGATGGATTACCTGAACGAGCAGCTGGCCTGGATGCGCGGCATGAGTGCCAGCGAGCAGATCGATCCCACGCGGGGGTTCCACGAGCTGGGAATCGACTCCCTGGCGTCGTTGCAGCTCAAGAACCGGCTGCAGAGTGGGCTGGGCGTGTCCTTGCCCGCCACCCTCGTCTTCAACTACCCGACGCTCGAGAAGCTCGCGGAGCAGCTCATGTCCGCGTTCATTCCCCTGGAGTTCGTCACGGAGGACGCTGCCCAGACGGCTCCGAGTGAGCAGCTCATCAATCCCATGGAAGGTCTGTCGGACAATCATCTCGCCAACATGCTCGCCGAGCAGCTGTCGAAGATGAGCTAG